A part of Capsicum annuum cultivar UCD-10X-F1 chromosome 6, UCD10Xv1.1, whole genome shotgun sequence genomic DNA contains:
- the LOC107872918 gene encoding GATA transcription factor 26 isoform X2: MGKQGPCYHCGVTSTPLWRNGPPEKPILCNACGSRWRTKGTLLNYTPLHARPESDDLEDYRMSRIKNMSLKSKEAKVLKQKQNYDNTVVKTPDYNQGFLKGLDEDTSNRSSSGSAISNTESSAQFGSTEASDLTGPAQSNKWEAMVPSRKRTCISRSKQSSVEKLTKDLCTILHEQQSSYFSGSSEEDLLFESHKPMVSVEIGHGSVLIRHPNSIGREEESEASSLPVNNKLHNVNEAYSRLSTPPVNINRGVNLPNLGTERTKKSNSQGMEQHQIKRDKDHFEKLHILGHHSSPLCHVDLKDVLNYEEFVRHFSSDEQQQLLKYLAPVDSFAPPDSLKSMFESSHFEENLSSFQKLLAEGVFDSSLSGVTIQDSRTLKRLILCYLTKSKWVEKYNLLKDTKCRSSTSGSEDPGGANAIGTGHSVNVKRPLEGHHPTYTGAKKAMKSPKKVVTNSSYEQKELVDNNSSCFSPKCLFPLPSNSSPVLDSLRFENDQDVLLDVPSSSSFAQAELLLPTSSFAAQASTSSSSVYPHLVRPSC; the protein is encoded by the exons ATGGGAAAGCAAGGACCTTGTTATCATTGTGGTGTTACAA GCACCCCACTTTGGCGCAATGGGCCTCCAGAAAAACCAATACTGTGCAATGCATGTGGATCTCGGTGGAGAACAAAAGGGACCTTGTTAAATTATACTCCTCTGCATGCAAGGCCGGAATCTGACGATCTCGAGGATTATAGGATGTCTAGGATCAAAAACATGTCTTTGAAGAGCAAAGAGGCCAAGGTGCTGAAACAAAAGCAAAATTATGATAATACTGTAGTTAAAACTCCTGATTATAATCAGGGTTTCCTTAAGGGTTTAGATGAAGATACAAGCAATAGATCAAGTTCTGGATCTGCCATCTCAAACACTGAGAGCTCTGCACAATTTGGTAGTACTGAAGCAAGTGATTTGACAG GCCCTGCCCAATCCAACAAATGGGAAGCAATGGTGCCTTCAAGGAAGAGAACCTGCATAAGTCGTTCAAAGCAGTCGTCAGTTGAAAAGCTCACTAAAGACCTGTGTACCATCCTACATGAACAACAATCTTCATATTTCTCTGGATCTTCTGAAGAAGATTTGCTTTTTGAGAGTCACAAGCCTATGGTCTCGGTTGAGATAGGACATGGAAGTGTGCTTATTCGACATCCGAATTCAATAGGTAGAGAAGAAGAATCAGAAGCCAGCTCCCTGCCGGTTAATAATAAGCTACATAATGTAAATGAGGCTTATTCGCGATTGTCCACCCCACCTGTAAATATTAATAGGGGTGTCAATTTGCCAAATCTGGGCACTGAGAGAACCAAGAAGTCTAATAGTCAGGGAATGGAACAACACCAGATTAAAAG GGATAAGGATCACTTTGAAAAACTGCACATTCTTGGACATCATAGTTCACCACTGTGCCATGTAGACCTGAAG GATGTACTTAATTATGAAGAGTTCGTGAGGCATTTCTCTAGTGATGAACAGCAGCAACTACTAAAATACTTAGCTCCTGTTGATTCTTTTGCACCCCCAGATAG TCTTAAAAGCATGTTCGAGAGCTCTCATTTTGAGGAGAATTTGTCTTCCTTCCAGAAACTTCTTGCAGAAGGTGTTTTCGATAGCTCGTTGTCAGGGGTGACAATACAAGACTCTAGGACCTTGAAGAGGTTAATATTGTGCTATTTAACAAAGTCAAAGTGGGTGGAAAAGTATAACCTTCTCAAG GACACAAAATGTAGAAGTAGTACCAGTGGTTCTGAAGATCCAGGAGGGGCCAATGCTATTGGCACTGGTCATTCAGTGAATGTGAAGAGGCCACTGGAGGGACACCATCCAACGTATACAG GTGCAAAGAAAGCAATGAAGAGCCCCAAGAAGGTGGTGACGAACAGTAGCTATGAGCAGAAGGAACTAGTGGACAACAATAGTTCTTGCTTCAGCCCAAAATGCCTATTTCCCTTGCCTTCTAATAGTTCCCCTGTGCTGGATTCGTTGCGTTTTGAAAATGACCAGGACGTGCTGCTGGATGTGCCATCCAGCAGCTCCTTTGCACAGGCAGAACTCCTCCTACCAACATCTAGTTTTGCTGCACAAGCAAGCACCAGTAGCAGCTCTGTATATCCACATCTTGTACGTCCCTCGTGTTAG
- the LOC107872918 gene encoding GATA transcription factor 26 isoform X1, whose amino-acid sequence MGKQGPCYHCGVTSTPLWRNGPPEKPILCNACGSRWRTKGTLLNYTPLHARPESDDLEDYRMSRIKNMSLKSKEAKVLKQKQNYDNTVVKTPDYNQGFLKGLDEDTSNRSSSGSAISNTESSAQFGSTEASDLTGPAQSNKWEAMVPSRKRTCISRSKQSSVEKLTKDLCTILHEQQSSYFSGSSEEDLLFESHKPMVSVEIGHGSVLIRHPNSIGREEESEASSLPVNNKLHNVNEAYSRLSTPPVNINRGVNLPNLGTERTKKSNSQGMEQHQIKRDKDHFEKLHILGHHSSPLCHVDLKDVLNYEEFVRHFSSDEQQQLLKYLAPVDSFAPPDSLKSMFESSHFEENLSSFQKLLAEGVFDSSLSGVTIQDSRTLKRLILCYLTKSKWVEKYNLLKDTKCRSSTSGSEDPGGANAIGTGHSVNVKRPLEGHHPTYTDHFASGAKKAMKSPKKVVTNSSYEQKELVDNNSSCFSPKCLFPLPSNSSPVLDSLRFENDQDVLLDVPSSSSFAQAELLLPTSSFAAQASTSSSSVYPHLVRPSC is encoded by the exons ATGGGAAAGCAAGGACCTTGTTATCATTGTGGTGTTACAA GCACCCCACTTTGGCGCAATGGGCCTCCAGAAAAACCAATACTGTGCAATGCATGTGGATCTCGGTGGAGAACAAAAGGGACCTTGTTAAATTATACTCCTCTGCATGCAAGGCCGGAATCTGACGATCTCGAGGATTATAGGATGTCTAGGATCAAAAACATGTCTTTGAAGAGCAAAGAGGCCAAGGTGCTGAAACAAAAGCAAAATTATGATAATACTGTAGTTAAAACTCCTGATTATAATCAGGGTTTCCTTAAGGGTTTAGATGAAGATACAAGCAATAGATCAAGTTCTGGATCTGCCATCTCAAACACTGAGAGCTCTGCACAATTTGGTAGTACTGAAGCAAGTGATTTGACAG GCCCTGCCCAATCCAACAAATGGGAAGCAATGGTGCCTTCAAGGAAGAGAACCTGCATAAGTCGTTCAAAGCAGTCGTCAGTTGAAAAGCTCACTAAAGACCTGTGTACCATCCTACATGAACAACAATCTTCATATTTCTCTGGATCTTCTGAAGAAGATTTGCTTTTTGAGAGTCACAAGCCTATGGTCTCGGTTGAGATAGGACATGGAAGTGTGCTTATTCGACATCCGAATTCAATAGGTAGAGAAGAAGAATCAGAAGCCAGCTCCCTGCCGGTTAATAATAAGCTACATAATGTAAATGAGGCTTATTCGCGATTGTCCACCCCACCTGTAAATATTAATAGGGGTGTCAATTTGCCAAATCTGGGCACTGAGAGAACCAAGAAGTCTAATAGTCAGGGAATGGAACAACACCAGATTAAAAG GGATAAGGATCACTTTGAAAAACTGCACATTCTTGGACATCATAGTTCACCACTGTGCCATGTAGACCTGAAG GATGTACTTAATTATGAAGAGTTCGTGAGGCATTTCTCTAGTGATGAACAGCAGCAACTACTAAAATACTTAGCTCCTGTTGATTCTTTTGCACCCCCAGATAG TCTTAAAAGCATGTTCGAGAGCTCTCATTTTGAGGAGAATTTGTCTTCCTTCCAGAAACTTCTTGCAGAAGGTGTTTTCGATAGCTCGTTGTCAGGGGTGACAATACAAGACTCTAGGACCTTGAAGAGGTTAATATTGTGCTATTTAACAAAGTCAAAGTGGGTGGAAAAGTATAACCTTCTCAAG GACACAAAATGTAGAAGTAGTACCAGTGGTTCTGAAGATCCAGGAGGGGCCAATGCTATTGGCACTGGTCATTCAGTGAATGTGAAGAGGCCACTGGAGGGACACCATCCAACGTATACAG aCCATTTCGCTTCAGGTGCAAAGAAAGCAATGAAGAGCCCCAAGAAGGTGGTGACGAACAGTAGCTATGAGCAGAAGGAACTAGTGGACAACAATAGTTCTTGCTTCAGCCCAAAATGCCTATTTCCCTTGCCTTCTAATAGTTCCCCTGTGCTGGATTCGTTGCGTTTTGAAAATGACCAGGACGTGCTGCTGGATGTGCCATCCAGCAGCTCCTTTGCACAGGCAGAACTCCTCCTACCAACATCTAGTTTTGCTGCACAAGCAAGCACCAGTAGCAGCTCTGTATATCCACATCTTGTACGTCCCTCGTGTTAG
- the LOC107872918 gene encoding GATA transcription factor 26 isoform X3 translates to MSRIKNMSLKSKEAKVLKQKQNYDNTVVKTPDYNQGFLKGLDEDTSNRSSSGSAISNTESSAQFGSTEASDLTGPAQSNKWEAMVPSRKRTCISRSKQSSVEKLTKDLCTILHEQQSSYFSGSSEEDLLFESHKPMVSVEIGHGSVLIRHPNSIGREEESEASSLPVNNKLHNVNEAYSRLSTPPVNINRGVNLPNLGTERTKKSNSQGMEQHQIKRDKDHFEKLHILGHHSSPLCHVDLKDVLNYEEFVRHFSSDEQQQLLKYLAPVDSFAPPDSLKSMFESSHFEENLSSFQKLLAEGVFDSSLSGVTIQDSRTLKRLILCYLTKSKWVEKYNLLKDTKCRSSTSGSEDPGGANAIGTGHSVNVKRPLEGHHPTYTDHFASGAKKAMKSPKKVVTNSSYEQKELVDNNSSCFSPKCLFPLPSNSSPVLDSLRFENDQDVLLDVPSSSSFAQAELLLPTSSFAAQASTSSSSVYPHLVRPSC, encoded by the exons ATGTCTAGGATCAAAAACATGTCTTTGAAGAGCAAAGAGGCCAAGGTGCTGAAACAAAAGCAAAATTATGATAATACTGTAGTTAAAACTCCTGATTATAATCAGGGTTTCCTTAAGGGTTTAGATGAAGATACAAGCAATAGATCAAGTTCTGGATCTGCCATCTCAAACACTGAGAGCTCTGCACAATTTGGTAGTACTGAAGCAAGTGATTTGACAG GCCCTGCCCAATCCAACAAATGGGAAGCAATGGTGCCTTCAAGGAAGAGAACCTGCATAAGTCGTTCAAAGCAGTCGTCAGTTGAAAAGCTCACTAAAGACCTGTGTACCATCCTACATGAACAACAATCTTCATATTTCTCTGGATCTTCTGAAGAAGATTTGCTTTTTGAGAGTCACAAGCCTATGGTCTCGGTTGAGATAGGACATGGAAGTGTGCTTATTCGACATCCGAATTCAATAGGTAGAGAAGAAGAATCAGAAGCCAGCTCCCTGCCGGTTAATAATAAGCTACATAATGTAAATGAGGCTTATTCGCGATTGTCCACCCCACCTGTAAATATTAATAGGGGTGTCAATTTGCCAAATCTGGGCACTGAGAGAACCAAGAAGTCTAATAGTCAGGGAATGGAACAACACCAGATTAAAAG GGATAAGGATCACTTTGAAAAACTGCACATTCTTGGACATCATAGTTCACCACTGTGCCATGTAGACCTGAAG GATGTACTTAATTATGAAGAGTTCGTGAGGCATTTCTCTAGTGATGAACAGCAGCAACTACTAAAATACTTAGCTCCTGTTGATTCTTTTGCACCCCCAGATAG TCTTAAAAGCATGTTCGAGAGCTCTCATTTTGAGGAGAATTTGTCTTCCTTCCAGAAACTTCTTGCAGAAGGTGTTTTCGATAGCTCGTTGTCAGGGGTGACAATACAAGACTCTAGGACCTTGAAGAGGTTAATATTGTGCTATTTAACAAAGTCAAAGTGGGTGGAAAAGTATAACCTTCTCAAG GACACAAAATGTAGAAGTAGTACCAGTGGTTCTGAAGATCCAGGAGGGGCCAATGCTATTGGCACTGGTCATTCAGTGAATGTGAAGAGGCCACTGGAGGGACACCATCCAACGTATACAG aCCATTTCGCTTCAGGTGCAAAGAAAGCAATGAAGAGCCCCAAGAAGGTGGTGACGAACAGTAGCTATGAGCAGAAGGAACTAGTGGACAACAATAGTTCTTGCTTCAGCCCAAAATGCCTATTTCCCTTGCCTTCTAATAGTTCCCCTGTGCTGGATTCGTTGCGTTTTGAAAATGACCAGGACGTGCTGCTGGATGTGCCATCCAGCAGCTCCTTTGCACAGGCAGAACTCCTCCTACCAACATCTAGTTTTGCTGCACAAGCAAGCACCAGTAGCAGCTCTGTATATCCACATCTTGTACGTCCCTCGTGTTAG